From Spartinivicinus ruber, the proteins below share one genomic window:
- the ntrC gene encoding nitrogen regulation protein NR(I) produces the protein MSVRDSVWIIDDDRSIRWVLEKALHQAQIESLSFESGNNILTKLEQQQPQVIISDIRMPGIDGLSLLQKLQSQYPKIPVIIMTAHSDLDSAVSSYQGGAFEYLPKPFDVDEAVNLVQRALAHVHEQEAEATEQQLPQAPEIIGEAPAMQEVFRAIGRLSKSNITVLINGESGTGKELVAQALHRHSPRADRPFIALNMAAIPKDLMESELFGHEKGAFTGATQQRAGRFEQANGGTLFLDEIGDMPAETQTRLLRVLADGEFYRVGGHTPIKVDVRIIAATHQHLERLVAKGSFREDLFHRLNVIRIHIPKLQDRREDIPLLARYFLNRAAEELTVEAKTLKPETAELLSKLDWPGNVRQLENTCRWLTVMASSREILPADLPPELLEQPNAPTQNLNWEQQLRNWIDQELALGHRQILDIAVPAFEKAMIEVALKHTGGRRRDAAQLLGWGRNTLTRKIKELKLDLGANSLADD, from the coding sequence ATGAGTGTACGTGATTCGGTATGGATTATTGATGATGATCGATCTATTCGTTGGGTGTTAGAAAAAGCCTTACATCAGGCCCAAATTGAGTCTCTGAGCTTTGAATCTGGTAATAACATTTTGACCAAGTTGGAACAGCAGCAACCCCAAGTGATTATCAGTGATATTCGAATGCCAGGTATTGATGGCCTTTCGCTATTACAAAAGCTACAAAGCCAATACCCTAAAATTCCAGTCATAATCATGACCGCTCACTCGGATCTGGATAGCGCAGTTTCCTCTTACCAAGGCGGAGCTTTTGAATACCTTCCCAAACCATTTGATGTGGATGAAGCTGTTAATTTGGTTCAGCGGGCATTAGCTCATGTTCATGAACAAGAAGCTGAAGCCACAGAACAGCAGCTCCCTCAGGCCCCAGAAATTATTGGCGAAGCCCCTGCCATGCAAGAAGTATTTCGGGCAATCGGCAGGCTATCTAAATCAAATATCACGGTGCTAATCAATGGTGAATCTGGCACTGGTAAAGAGTTGGTAGCCCAGGCATTACACCGTCATAGCCCAAGAGCGGACAGGCCTTTTATCGCATTAAATATGGCTGCTATTCCCAAAGACTTAATGGAGTCAGAGTTATTCGGCCACGAGAAAGGCGCATTTACCGGGGCTACTCAGCAACGAGCTGGCCGATTCGAGCAAGCCAATGGCGGCACGCTGTTTTTAGATGAAATTGGTGATATGCCAGCAGAGACACAGACCCGCTTATTACGAGTGCTAGCTGATGGTGAGTTTTACCGGGTTGGCGGCCATACACCAATTAAAGTGGATGTAAGAATTATTGCTGCCACTCACCAGCATCTAGAAAGGCTGGTAGCAAAAGGAAGCTTTCGGGAAGATTTATTTCACCGATTAAATGTCATTCGAATTCATATCCCTAAACTACAAGACCGTCGAGAAGATATACCCTTGCTAGCCCGCTATTTCTTAAACAGAGCTGCAGAAGAATTAACGGTAGAAGCCAAAACATTAAAGCCAGAAACTGCAGAGTTATTATCTAAACTGGATTGGCCTGGTAACGTTCGGCAACTGGAAAACACTTGTCGTTGGTTAACCGTAATGGCATCCAGCCGCGAGATTTTACCTGCTGACCTACCACCAGAATTACTAGAACAACCAAATGCGCCAACCCAAAATTTAAACTGGGAGCAACAACTTAGAAATTGGATCGACCAAGAATTAGCCCTTGGCCACCGGCAAATTTTGGATATTGCAGTGCCTGCATTTGAAAAAGCCATGATAGAAGTAGCCCTTAAACATACAGGAGGCCGCCGCCGCGATGCTGCTCAATTACTCGGCTGGGGAAGAAATACCTTAACCCGCAAAATTAAAGAATTAAAACTGGATTTAGGGGCAAATAGTTTGGCGGATGATTAG
- a CDS encoding FMN-dependent NADH-azoreductase: MKQILQINSSVFGDQGESTQLVNQLVSQLAEQLQASVTLRDVTSTPIPHQDASFLQALMTPANERNSEQQQKVAFADSLIEELKASDVLVIGLPMYNFSVPSTLKAWFDHIARAGVTFRYTENGPQGLLEGKQAIVVTTRGGKHKDTEFDTETPFVKNFLAFIGITDVTFIYAEGLSMGDAVKAQALSAAESQIKQLLLS, translated from the coding sequence ATGAAACAGATTCTACAAATTAACAGTAGTGTGTTTGGTGATCAGGGCGAGTCCACTCAACTGGTCAATCAACTTGTTAGTCAGCTTGCTGAACAACTCCAGGCTAGCGTAACACTTAGAGATGTGACATCCACCCCGATACCTCACCAGGATGCCAGCTTTCTACAGGCACTAATGACTCCCGCCAATGAACGAAATAGCGAGCAGCAACAAAAAGTAGCATTTGCAGACTCTTTAATTGAAGAACTAAAAGCCAGTGATGTATTAGTGATTGGACTGCCAATGTATAACTTTAGTGTACCGTCAACACTAAAAGCCTGGTTTGACCACATAGCACGTGCAGGAGTGACTTTCCGCTATACAGAGAATGGCCCACAAGGCTTGCTGGAAGGTAAGCAAGCGATTGTTGTGACTACCCGCGGTGGTAAACATAAAGACACCGAGTTTGATACCGAAACACCTTTTGTAAAAAACTTTCTTGCATTTATTGGTATCACAGACGTTACCTTTATTTATGCCGAAGGACTTAGCATGGGTGATGCAGTTAAAGCGCAAGCACTTTCTGCAGCAGAAAGCCAAATAAAACAGTTATTGCTGAGTTAA
- a CDS encoding HD domain-containing protein, translated as MVLALIEQAKIFATEAHASINQLRRFTEEPYIVHPEAVAQLVADVTDEVALIAAAWLHDVVEDTPVTLSDLRNQFGEDITQLVYEVSKVSGGVAGDKVLKKALDRDHFAQASPRGKTIKLADMIDNLSSIVQLAPEFAKSYVPEKALLLPLLKEGDNTLYIHATAVLEQCERELYKVFGDLYKDY; from the coding sequence ATGGTTTTAGCGCTCATCGAACAGGCCAAAATATTTGCCACAGAAGCCCACGCAAGCATTAATCAGCTTCGCCGCTTTACTGAAGAGCCTTATATTGTTCACCCAGAAGCTGTTGCACAACTGGTTGCAGACGTTACCGATGAAGTTGCCTTGATTGCTGCCGCCTGGTTACATGATGTAGTGGAAGATACTCCTGTTACCCTGTCTGATTTACGCAATCAATTTGGTGAAGATATTACGCAGCTGGTCTATGAAGTTAGCAAAGTAAGTGGAGGTGTAGCAGGTGATAAGGTTTTAAAAAAAGCTCTGGATCGCGACCATTTTGCTCAAGCCTCACCAAGAGGTAAAACCATTAAACTGGCCGATATGATTGATAACTTAAGCTCTATTGTACAATTAGCACCAGAATTTGCTAAGTCATATGTCCCAGAAAAAGCCTTGTTACTTCCACTGTTAAAAGAAGGTGATAACACTTTATATATTCACGCAACAGCCGTGCTAGAACAATGTGAAAGAGAACTATACAAAGTGTTTGGTGATCTTTACAAAGATTATTAA
- the glnL gene encoding nitrogen regulation protein NR(II), protein MSDQLLEFLTTAVLEIDQQLKLLYLNPAAEMLFAVSGSQMTGATLETLFVEQPSSNPVFLNAISSGQPFTKREATLHLPSGQLLTVDYAVTPVTNGRDSLVMEIQPRDRLLKITREEALREKQESSRLLVRSVAHEVKNPLGGIRGAAQLLAKELPDNALQDYTQVIIEETDRLTNLVDRMLGPIKPPKLSPCNVHEVLERVAQLILAETHNQLTITKDYDPSIPDVMADIEQLIQAILNIVRNALQAIQTKMPLSDGNITFKTRILRQFTIGNQRHRLVCQVDVSDNGPGIPENMLEHIFYPLVSGRAEGSGLGLSIAQSILQQHQGMISSESQPGKTCFSLYLPVYPLVPSQPTPLATQSSIKRSSP, encoded by the coding sequence ATGTCTGACCAATTATTGGAGTTTTTAACCACTGCTGTATTAGAGATTGATCAACAGCTGAAACTGCTCTATCTCAATCCTGCAGCTGAAATGCTGTTTGCAGTGAGCGGCAGCCAAATGACCGGTGCTACACTGGAAACGTTATTTGTTGAACAGCCTTCCAGCAACCCTGTATTTCTGAATGCTATTAGCAGTGGCCAACCTTTTACCAAGCGAGAAGCAACACTACATTTACCCAGTGGTCAGCTGCTTACCGTTGATTATGCCGTAACACCTGTCACTAATGGCCGAGATAGCCTAGTGATGGAAATCCAGCCTCGCGATCGATTACTGAAAATTACCCGCGAAGAAGCTCTTCGTGAAAAGCAAGAAAGCAGCAGGCTACTCGTACGTAGTGTCGCTCATGAGGTGAAAAACCCTTTAGGTGGTATTCGTGGAGCAGCTCAGCTGCTAGCTAAAGAGTTGCCAGATAATGCCCTGCAAGACTATACCCAGGTGATCATTGAAGAAACTGACCGCCTAACTAATTTAGTCGATAGAATGCTAGGGCCAATCAAGCCCCCAAAACTAAGTCCTTGCAATGTTCACGAAGTATTAGAGCGTGTTGCTCAGTTGATTTTGGCAGAAACTCACAATCAGCTAACCATAACCAAAGATTACGATCCCAGCATCCCAGATGTAATGGCGGATATAGAGCAGTTGATCCAAGCTATTTTAAATATCGTTCGCAACGCCTTGCAGGCTATTCAAACAAAGATGCCCTTAAGTGATGGAAACATCACCTTTAAAACCAGGATTTTGCGCCAATTTACTATCGGTAACCAACGTCATCGGCTAGTTTGTCAGGTGGATGTCAGTGATAACGGGCCCGGCATTCCAGAAAACATGCTTGAGCATATTTTTTATCCTCTGGTTAGTGGTCGTGCAGAAGGCTCAGGTTTAGGCCTCTCGATAGCCCAATCGATTCTGCAACAGCACCAAGGAATGATCAGTAGTGAAAGCCAGCCCGGTAAAACCTGCTTCAGTCTGTATTTACCCGTCTATCCCTTAGTGCCTTCACAGCCAACCCCATTAGCAACTCAGTCATCAATAAAAAGGAGCAGCCCATGA
- the pdxH gene encoding pyridoxamine 5'-phosphate oxidase, translated as MDISQQRREYLRAGLTEENLHSDPIEQFRHWLKDAIESDISSDPTAMCLSTVGADGRPSQRIVLLKQFDEKGFVFYTNLESRKAKQIAENPNVCLHFGWLPLERQVIINGTANKLSIAEATKYFLSRPRDSQLAAWASQQSQKISSRQLLEQAFSQMKNKFTKGDIPLPSFWGGFRVVPEQIEFWQGRANRLHDRLVYNPSEAGGWSIERLQP; from the coding sequence ATGGATATTAGTCAACAACGAAGAGAGTATCTGAGAGCAGGGCTAACTGAAGAAAACCTTCATTCAGACCCAATTGAGCAATTCCGTCATTGGCTAAAGGATGCCATTGAGTCTGATATTTCCTCTGACCCCACGGCTATGTGTTTGTCTACGGTTGGTGCTGATGGGAGACCAAGCCAGCGGATAGTATTATTAAAGCAGTTTGATGAAAAAGGTTTTGTATTTTATACCAACTTGGAAAGTCGAAAGGCTAAACAAATTGCTGAAAACCCCAATGTATGCTTGCACTTTGGTTGGCTTCCCTTAGAAAGACAGGTCATCATAAATGGTACTGCAAATAAGCTATCGATTGCGGAAGCCACTAAGTATTTTTTAAGTCGGCCGAGAGATAGTCAGTTAGCTGCTTGGGCTTCCCAGCAAAGTCAAAAAATTTCCTCCCGTCAGTTGCTGGAGCAAGCTTTTTCTCAAATGAAAAATAAGTTTACTAAAGGGGATATTCCATTACCCAGTTTTTGGGGTGGGTTTCGAGTAGTGCCTGAGCAAATTGAATTTTGGCAAGGTAGAGCAAATAGATTACACGACAGATTGGTTTATAATCCGAGTGAAGCGGGGGGGTGGTCAATAGAGCGGTTGCAGCCATAA
- a CDS encoding STAS domain-containing protein, with protein sequence MGQVFRVSEKHDFYLIKLHFDLDHKTGGPLVLRLNRLLTDLSKDIVIDLSTVFYIDSVGIKVLVYFCKQAKEKGRLAFLMGLNSQPYGLIKLTGMSKKFHLIENIEQYYDICTAIR encoded by the coding sequence ATGGGGCAGGTTTTTAGAGTTAGCGAAAAGCATGACTTTTACTTAATCAAGCTGCATTTTGATCTCGATCATAAAACAGGTGGTCCTCTAGTACTCAGGTTAAATAGGTTATTAACTGATCTCAGTAAAGACATTGTTATTGACTTAAGTACAGTATTTTATATCGATTCAGTTGGTATAAAAGTACTGGTTTATTTCTGTAAACAGGCAAAAGAAAAAGGCCGTCTGGCTTTTTTGATGGGACTTAATAGTCAGCCATACGGTCTGATCAAACTGACAGGAATGTCAAAAAAATTCCATTTAATTGAAAATATAGAGCAATATTATGATATTTGTACTGCAATAAGATAG
- a CDS encoding macro domain-containing protein: protein MMKVITGDLIKLVAEGQFDVIIHGCNCQCTMATGIAKTIKSLFPEAYYADCATTKGDKRKLGTISYATVELFSNTLTVVNAYIQYDWRGPRIRTDYNAVRTAIHEVKQLFSGLRIGYPLFGIGLTKGDWEVIEIILSEELEGEDHTLVVNTNPK from the coding sequence ATGATGAAAGTGATTACTGGAGATTTAATTAAATTAGTTGCCGAAGGTCAGTTTGATGTAATTATTCATGGTTGCAATTGCCAATGTACGATGGCTACAGGAATTGCTAAAACAATTAAGAGCCTCTTTCCTGAAGCCTATTATGCAGACTGTGCAACCACTAAAGGGGATAAACGTAAACTTGGTACTATTTCTTATGCAACTGTAGAGCTTTTCAGCAATACCCTAACTGTCGTAAATGCTTATATTCAATACGACTGGCGTGGCCCTCGAATCAGAACAGATTATAATGCTGTTCGCACTGCAATCCATGAAGTAAAGCAGCTGTTCAGCGGCCTTAGAATCGGCTATCCCCTGTTTGGAATAGGATTGACTAAAGGTGACTGGGAAGTCATAGAAATTATCTTATCCGAAGAGTTGGAAGGCGAAGACCATACATTAGTAGTCAATACCAACCCCAAATAG
- a CDS encoding LysR family transcriptional regulator → MKVPRVSIEYWLALQAVVEYGGFSQAAEALNKSQSSISYSIGKLQELLPVSIVEQQGRKAELTKAGKLLYQQVKQLIQQANELEDLARTLSQGIEPELKLAVDLLVPRQWLLTSLNQFNNEFPFCRLTLLETSLSGTDEALLFGEADILLSPNVPTGFLGVMLFQIDFLAVAHKDHPLHQQKSPISENDLKKYRQIVIRDSGLKRNQDAGWLAAEQRWTVSHFATSVSCLKEKMGFAWLPVSYIETELAEGIIKPLNLTAGQRRKLPIYMVVRLGDKAGPGAKRLAEVLKSGLSKSA, encoded by the coding sequence ATGAAAGTCCCTCGAGTATCGATTGAATACTGGCTAGCCCTGCAGGCAGTGGTTGAATATGGTGGTTTTAGTCAGGCAGCAGAAGCACTGAATAAAAGTCAGTCTTCTATTAGTTACAGTATTGGCAAGCTGCAGGAGTTGTTACCAGTAAGTATTGTGGAGCAGCAGGGGCGTAAAGCTGAGCTTACCAAAGCAGGTAAGTTGCTTTATCAACAGGTAAAACAGCTTATTCAACAAGCCAATGAGCTAGAAGATTTAGCACGTACTTTATCCCAGGGAATTGAGCCAGAGTTAAAATTAGCTGTTGATTTATTAGTACCCAGACAGTGGTTGCTGACTAGTTTGAATCAGTTCAATAATGAATTTCCCTTTTGTCGTTTAACGCTTCTGGAAACCAGTTTGTCTGGTACCGATGAAGCTTTATTGTTTGGAGAAGCTGATATTTTGTTATCACCTAATGTGCCTACTGGCTTTTTAGGTGTCATGCTATTTCAAATAGATTTTCTAGCAGTTGCGCATAAAGATCACCCTCTGCATCAACAAAAATCCCCTATCAGTGAAAATGATTTAAAAAAATATCGCCAAATAGTGATTCGAGATTCAGGATTAAAACGTAATCAAGATGCAGGGTGGTTGGCTGCAGAGCAGCGGTGGACAGTCAGTCATTTTGCTACATCTGTTAGCTGCCTTAAAGAAAAAATGGGATTTGCCTGGTTGCCGGTCAGTTATATTGAAACTGAACTGGCTGAAGGAATAATTAAACCATTAAATTTAACCGCAGGACAACGGCGTAAATTACCTATTTATATGGTGGTCAGGCTAGGGGATAAAGCAGGTCCTGGGGCAAAAAGGCTAGCGGAAGTTTTGAAAAGTGGTTTAAGCAAATCAGCATGA
- a CDS encoding ricin-type beta-trefoil lectin domain protein, whose translation MRYKMYPVVVFFSAAIVVLSSTVSTSQVLAAGEQVPTGQANQQLQFHQQSMQDNASLSGQPVEKAGQLPAIQQTTNPQVPKNAEKEIALLQFANGFCLGVLWSNSDNFTPVRMESCTKARQQQWWLDNKQRVRSQLNNSKCLQFFASTSINPAGMVFINECSDSPSQQWQFEAGQLVAKANGQILVAASDEEGSNLALVTEEDITSRQWQLKAINYQQVIDKSPATSKQPETKANSLATVGFTEVKFRNNFCLSVDGGLVNAEAPVVIDTCNGQPSQQWHIDPFGRLRPQHAVDMCLDPGKLSVLTASMAVMKPCNHQLAQRWSFKDGLLHNLANKQLVLDVESDTANARVLVRTKGSWQWQVSTAVRPKDLLAGKLYQAIQFGNNLCLDLYKASEQANKLQLWHCNERSIQLWRLDREGRLHPQIDETQCLGLIAKQAGQQSLALQTCNRDEQQKWRVDMGNIVSQPFPALSMTALGIHGGAKITVKPLPYWGLSSNKL comes from the coding sequence ATGCGCTACAAGATGTATCCCGTTGTTGTTTTTTTTTCTGCTGCAATAGTCGTTTTGTCTTCAACTGTTTCTACAAGTCAGGTGTTAGCAGCAGGTGAACAGGTACCCACAGGTCAAGCTAATCAACAACTGCAGTTTCATCAACAAAGTATGCAGGATAACGCTTCTCTGTCAGGTCAACCAGTTGAAAAGGCAGGCCAGTTGCCAGCAATACAGCAAACGACTAATCCCCAGGTACCTAAAAACGCTGAGAAAGAAATTGCATTGCTACAGTTTGCTAATGGCTTCTGTTTAGGGGTGTTATGGAGTAACAGCGACAACTTTACTCCCGTTAGAATGGAGAGCTGTACTAAAGCAAGACAACAGCAATGGTGGCTTGATAACAAGCAAAGAGTGCGTAGCCAACTGAATAATAGTAAGTGCTTACAATTTTTTGCATCAACCAGTATTAACCCAGCAGGCATGGTGTTTATTAATGAGTGTTCCGATTCACCAAGCCAGCAATGGCAGTTTGAGGCAGGCCAACTGGTTGCTAAAGCTAATGGGCAAATATTAGTTGCTGCCAGTGATGAGGAGGGTAGCAATTTAGCATTGGTAACAGAAGAAGATATAACAAGCCGCCAGTGGCAGTTGAAAGCAATCAACTACCAACAAGTGATTGATAAATCACCAGCAACTTCAAAGCAACCAGAAACTAAAGCCAACTCACTAGCTACAGTAGGCTTCACCGAAGTTAAGTTTAGAAATAATTTCTGTTTATCCGTTGATGGTGGTTTAGTGAATGCTGAGGCGCCAGTAGTGATTGATACTTGTAATGGGCAGCCTAGTCAGCAGTGGCATATAGATCCATTTGGTCGTTTGCGTCCTCAGCATGCTGTGGATATGTGCCTTGATCCTGGTAAGTTAAGCGTATTAACTGCCTCCATGGCTGTGATGAAGCCTTGTAATCATCAGCTAGCTCAACGCTGGAGTTTTAAGGACGGGCTGCTTCACAACCTGGCAAATAAGCAATTAGTGTTAGATGTAGAAAGTGACACAGCCAATGCCAGAGTACTGGTTAGAACCAAGGGCAGCTGGCAATGGCAAGTTTCGACAGCAGTGCGTCCAAAGGACTTATTAGCAGGAAAGCTTTATCAGGCTATTCAGTTCGGTAATAACTTATGTTTGGATTTGTATAAAGCATCTGAACAAGCAAATAAGCTGCAATTATGGCATTGTAATGAGCGGAGTATACAGCTGTGGCGGCTTGACAGAGAAGGGCGACTGCACCCCCAAATAGATGAAACTCAATGTTTAGGACTGATTGCTAAACAAGCTGGCCAGCAAAGCCTTGCTTTGCAAACCTGTAACCGGGATGAGCAGCAAAAGTGGCGGGTTGATATGGGTAATATTGTGAGTCAGCCATTTCCTGCTTTAAGTATGACGGCGTTAGGTATTCACGGTGGAGCCAAGATAACTGTAAAACCACTTCCTTACTGGGGCTTGAGTTCAAATAAGCTTTAA
- a CDS encoding alpha/beta fold hydrolase, giving the protein MNKPHVLFLPGMLCDQRVWQYQIDHLKAVCQPDFLDLRNYGRLEQMLSAIAKASTFESIIIGFSMGGYLALEYALQGEVLFKKLAIIGTTAKGYPESEKSMRRQLLTQIQQGQYTGMSLERLRLMVHPDHHQNNELLDLIKQMEQDAGEQVFINQLTATLNRENREPLLSNIQQPTLLVAGKQDQIAPYKAVSTMASLVPDSELHILENCGHMIPLEQPQPLTDILKEWITK; this is encoded by the coding sequence ATGAATAAACCTCATGTCTTGTTTTTACCGGGAATGCTATGTGATCAGCGGGTTTGGCAATACCAGATAGATCATTTAAAAGCAGTATGCCAGCCCGACTTTCTCGACTTACGCAACTATGGCCGACTCGAACAAATGTTATCCGCCATTGCTAAAGCTAGCACCTTTGAGTCAATTATTATTGGTTTTTCAATGGGTGGTTATCTTGCACTAGAATATGCACTACAAGGCGAAGTGTTATTTAAAAAACTGGCAATTATCGGCACCACAGCTAAAGGCTACCCTGAGTCAGAAAAAAGCATGCGTCGCCAATTGCTAACCCAAATACAACAAGGACAGTATACTGGCATGAGCCTGGAACGATTACGACTGATGGTGCATCCAGATCATCACCAAAATAATGAGCTGTTAGACCTAATTAAACAAATGGAGCAAGATGCAGGCGAACAGGTATTTATTAATCAACTAACAGCCACTTTAAACAGAGAAAATCGGGAACCATTACTCTCAAACATACAGCAACCCACGTTACTGGTTGCTGGTAAGCAAGATCAAATTGCCCCATATAAAGCGGTTTCAACTATGGCCAGTTTAGTACCTGACTCTGAACTACATATCCTAGAAAATTGCGGCCATATGATCCCTTTAGAACAGCCACAACCGTTGACAGATATACTAAAAGAGTGGATTACAAAATAA